A region from the Halanaerobiales bacterium genome encodes:
- a CDS encoding bifunctional oligoribonuclease/PAP phosphatase NrnA: MDLNSIAKLIKKRDDFLLIGHIDFDADCIGSLFGLKWILDKLNKNSLVLLAEDIKDYDFLDIRENDYQFFDEFKFQKDKKYNIIALDSGDADRLAQGKNYLDSFPVFNIDHHEDNTNFADYNYVNPQKAAAALIVYDLANILQIDVDLRIGEALITGIIGDTGSFRYSNTNIDVLEVTTELMKKGVNLYKINRMLYSRNSYKSVLFKGLALSTIKRSEDGKIAWLTASKDSFDEAGMDEIDSMSIVNYARDIKNVEVGISFTEKENEIKVSFRSNEYCKVNEIASKFSGGGHPRAAGCTIKGELDEVKDMVIKEVQKHV; encoded by the coding sequence ATGGATTTAAATTCAATAGCAAAATTGATTAAAAAAAGAGATGATTTTCTACTAATAGGTCATATTGATTTTGATGCTGATTGTATTGGCTCACTTTTTGGTTTAAAGTGGATTTTAGATAAACTTAATAAAAACTCACTTGTATTATTAGCTGAAGATATTAAAGATTATGACTTTCTTGATATAAGAGAAAATGACTATCAATTTTTTGATGAATTTAAATTTCAAAAAGATAAAAAATATAATATTATTGCTCTTGATTCTGGAGATGCTGATCGATTAGCTCAGGGGAAGAATTATCTGGATTCTTTCCCTGTTTTTAATATTGATCATCATGAAGATAATACTAATTTTGCTGATTATAATTATGTTAATCCTCAAAAAGCAGCAGCAGCTCTTATTGTTTATGATTTAGCAAATATTTTGCAAATAGATGTTGACCTAAGAATAGGAGAAGCTCTTATAACAGGTATAATTGGTGATACAGGTTCTTTTAGATATAGTAATACTAATATTGATGTATTAGAAGTAACTACTGAACTTATGAAAAAAGGTGTAAACCTTTATAAAATTAATAGAATGCTTTATAGTAGAAATTCTTATAAATCTGTATTATTTAAGGGGCTTGCACTATCAACTATAAAAAGAAGTGAAGATGGTAAAATAGCTTGGCTTACAGCATCTAAAGATAGTTTTGATGAAGCCGGTATGGATGAAATTGATTCTATGAGTATTGTAAATTATGCTCGGGATATAAAAAATGTAGAAGTTGGAATCTCTTTTACTGAAAAAGAAAATGAAATAAAAGTAAGTTTTCGATCTAATGAATATTGTAAAGTAAATGAAATTGCATCTAAATTTTCAGGAGGAGGTCATCCCAGAGCTGCAGGGTGTACAATAAAAGGAGAGTTAGATGAAGTAAAGGATATGGTAATAAAAGAGGTGCAAAAACATGTATAA
- the rbfA gene encoding 30S ribosome-binding factor RbfA has product MSGQRERKVAEFLKEEVSQIIRREVKDPRIGFVSITDVEVSGDLRHAKVFVSVYGDETEKEETMAGLEKATGFIRKLVGERITTYHTPKIIFRYDDSIEHGVYISNLIKEVREEDTDNNNSSNLENNDE; this is encoded by the coding sequence ATGAGTGGACAAAGAGAAAGAAAAGTTGCAGAGTTTTTAAAAGAAGAGGTAAGCCAGATTATAAGAAGAGAAGTAAAAGATCCAAGAATTGGCTTTGTTTCTATAACTGATGTAGAAGTTTCTGGAGATCTACGTCATGCAAAAGTTTTTGTTAGTGTTTATGGTGATGAAACTGAAAAAGAAGAAACAATGGCTGGTTTAGAAAAAGCTACTGGTTTTATCAGAAAACTGGTAGGAGAAAGAATTACAACTTACCATACTCCAAAAATTATTTTTAGATATGATGACTCAATAGAACATGGAGTATATATATCTAATTTAATAAAAGAGGTAAGAGAAGAAGATACAGATAATAATAACAGTTCAAATCTAGAAAATAACGATGAGTAA
- a CDS encoding JAB domain-containing protein codes for MNINDFINSEVKKLIKNDIEEAEENEIFIIGDIDSESNKITSYELKARGNKNMTPALTNEVRPGQVLIHNHPSGDLRPSAADIRIASRLGQNGIGFAIIDNEVKEIYVVVEPKIPEKEKKLSKEKIIDIFSENGELASVLNDYEYRDEQIKVVEKVIEIFNNYGQSFIEAGTGTGKSFAYLIPALFWANYNNEKIVISTNTINLQEQLINKDLITLKKILPFSFKSVLVKGRSNYICLRKLKRFKDKSKDLLKDDKEKQMELSRIINWVEDTESGSRSEANFVIDREIWSEISSEGDLCLGTNCPFFSECFFMQARKEVYSADLLVVNHHLLLADARLKYDLNDESGVLPPYKNLIIDEAHN; via the coding sequence GTGAATATTAATGATTTTATAAATAGTGAAGTAAAAAAATTAATAAAAAATGATATAGAAGAAGCAGAAGAAAATGAAATATTTATTATCGGAGATATTGATAGTGAAAGTAATAAAATTACTAGCTATGAATTAAAAGCAAGAGGAAACAAAAATATGACTCCTGCTTTAACAAATGAGGTCAGGCCGGGTCAAGTATTAATACATAACCATCCATCAGGCGACCTTAGACCTTCTGCTGCAGATATTAGAATAGCTTCACGTCTTGGTCAAAATGGCATAGGTTTTGCTATAATAGATAATGAAGTAAAGGAAATATATGTTGTAGTTGAACCCAAAATACCTGAAAAAGAAAAAAAACTTTCTAAAGAGAAAATAATTGATATTTTTTCTGAAAACGGAGAATTAGCATCTGTTTTAAATGACTATGAATATAGAGATGAACAAATTAAAGTTGTGGAAAAAGTAATAGAAATATTTAATAATTATGGTCAATCATTTATTGAAGCTGGAACAGGTACTGGAAAATCTTTTGCCTATTTAATACCAGCTTTATTTTGGGCTAATTACAATAATGAAAAAATTGTTATTTCTACTAATACTATTAATTTACAGGAACAATTAATAAATAAGGATCTAATTACTTTAAAAAAAATATTACCTTTTTCATTTAAAAGTGTTTTAGTTAAAGGTCGTTCTAATTATATATGTTTAAGAAAACTAAAAAGATTTAAAGATAAGTCCAAAGATTTATTAAAAGATGACAAGGAAAAACAGATGGAGTTAAGTAGAATTATAAATTGGGTTGAAGATACTGAAAGTGGGAGTAGATCTGAAGCAAACTTTGTGATTGATAGAGAAATATGGAGTGAAATTTCTTCAGAAGGAGATCTTTGTTTAGGGACAAATTGTCCATTTTTTTCTGAATGTTTTTTTATGCAGGCCAGAAAAGAAGTTTATTCAGCTGATCTTTTAGTAGTTAATCATCACCTTTTATTAGCAGATGCCAGATTGAAATATGATTTAAATGATGAGAGTGGTGTTTTACCTCCTTATAAAAATTTGATTATTGATGAAGCTCATAAT
- a CDS encoding YlxR family protein produces the protein MRETPIRQCVGCGARRDKVELLRVVNNKNEILVDPRGNLPGRGAYLCPNQECLDKAWENGKLSKALKTDLSDELYQKLVEEINNE, from the coding sequence TTGAGAGAGACGCCAATTAGACAGTGTGTAGGTTGTGGTGCTAGAAGAGATAAAGTTGAATTATTAAGAGTGGTAAATAATAAAAATGAAATTTTAGTTGATCCTCGCGGGAATCTTCCCGGTAGAGGAGCGTATTTATGTCCAAATCAGGAATGTCTTGATAAAGCCTGGGAAAACGGAAAATTGAGTAAAGCTTTAAAAACAGACTTATCTGATGAACTTTATCAGAAATTAGTGGAGGAGATAAATAATGAGTGA
- the infB gene encoding translation initiation factor IF-2 — protein MGKIRVYKLADELEMESKELVNALQELGIEISSHMSTVEEETADLIRDMYSEDSEKSKEDIDIESKEEIVTSQAEESKKVEESEKSDKTVVVTPLTVKEFAEEIDYPANKLIKKLIGLGVMANVNHSLDKESLELLTDELNIDIEIISEEEMEEEEEDQPERVGPEIEDKPEDLELRPPIVTVMGHVDHGKTTLLDMIRKTRVTESEAGGITQHIGAYQVNIDNKNITFIDTPGHEAFTAMRARGAKVTDIAILVVAADDGIMPQTVEAINHAQAADVPIIVAINKIDKANAQPDRVKQELTEHQLVPEEWGGDTICVELSALKGENIDELLEMILLLSEMEEIKSNPNRPGEGVVVEAELDKGRGPVATVLIKNGSMEVGDSLLAGVTSGRIRAMLDETGKRIEKAGPSTPVEILGFSDVPSAGDFVQVLKNTKKARNIAEDRREEQHQREIHQESKVSLEDLYDQIQEGEVKELNVIIKADVQGSIEALKESLIKLSTDEVTVNVIHTGVGAVNETDVNLASASNAIIIGFNVRPGTAVENLADKESVEIRTYRVIYKAIEEIKDAMAGLLDPELKEVTAGRAEVRDTFKVPDIGIIAGVYVKNGEINRNYKVRLVRDGVVIHEGDISSLKRFKDDVREVKEGYECGVGIEGYNDIKVGDILEIYYYKEIKRTL, from the coding sequence ATGGGTAAGATTAGAGTTTATAAATTAGCTGATGAATTGGAAATGGAAAGTAAAGAGTTAGTTAATGCTTTACAGGAATTAGGTATTGAAATTTCCAGTCATATGAGTACAGTTGAAGAAGAAACAGCAGATTTAATACGTGATATGTATAGTGAAGATAGTGAAAAAAGCAAGGAAGACATTGATATAGAAAGTAAAGAAGAAATTGTAACAAGTCAGGCAGAAGAAAGTAAAAAAGTTGAGGAAAGTGAAAAAAGTGATAAAACTGTTGTTGTTACTCCTCTTACAGTAAAAGAGTTTGCTGAAGAAATAGATTATCCAGCAAATAAATTAATAAAAAAATTAATAGGTCTTGGAGTAATGGCAAATGTTAACCATTCACTTGATAAAGAGTCATTAGAATTATTAACAGATGAATTAAATATTGATATTGAAATAATTTCTGAAGAAGAGATGGAAGAAGAGGAAGAAGATCAACCAGAAAGAGTGGGTCCTGAAATTGAAGACAAACCTGAAGATCTAGAATTAAGGCCGCCTATTGTAACTGTTATGGGACATGTTGATCATGGAAAAACAACTCTTCTTGATATGATTAGAAAAACAAGAGTGACAGAAAGTGAAGCAGGGGGAATAACTCAACATATTGGTGCATATCAGGTAAATATAGATAATAAAAATATTACCTTTATAGATACTCCCGGTCATGAAGCATTTACAGCTATGAGAGCAAGAGGAGCAAAAGTTACTGATATTGCAATTTTGGTAGTCGCCGCTGATGATGGTATTATGCCTCAAACTGTTGAAGCAATAAACCATGCTCAGGCCGCAGATGTACCAATAATTGTAGCTATTAACAAAATTGATAAAGCTAATGCTCAACCTGATAGAGTTAAACAGGAGTTGACTGAACATCAATTGGTTCCTGAAGAATGGGGCGGAGATACCATTTGTGTTGAATTATCTGCCCTAAAAGGAGAAAATATTGACGAACTATTAGAAATGATCCTTCTCTTATCAGAAATGGAAGAAATCAAATCTAATCCTAATCGCCCCGGTGAAGGTGTAGTTGTAGAAGCTGAGTTAGATAAAGGAAGAGGACCAGTAGCTACTGTTTTAATAAAAAATGGTAGTATGGAAGTTGGAGATTCTCTATTAGCTGGAGTAACGAGTGGTAGAATAAGGGCTATGCTTGATGAAACTGGTAAACGTATTGAAAAAGCTGGGCCATCTACTCCAGTTGAAATATTAGGTTTTTCTGATGTGCCTTCTGCTGGTGATTTTGTTCAGGTATTAAAAAATACCAAAAAAGCAAGAAATATAGCTGAAGATCGCCGTGAAGAACAGCATCAAAGAGAAATTCACCAGGAATCTAAGGTAAGCTTAGAAGATCTTTATGATCAAATTCAGGAAGGTGAAGTAAAAGAATTAAATGTAATTATTAAAGCTGATGTACAGGGTTCTATTGAAGCTTTAAAAGAATCTCTTATCAAACTTTCCACTGATGAAGTTACTGTAAATGTAATTCATACTGGGGTTGGAGCAGTAAATGAAACTGATGTTAACCTTGCAAGTGCATCAAATGCTATTATTATAGGGTTTAATGTAAGACCAGGTACAGCAGTGGAAAATCTTGCTGATAAGGAAAGTGTAGAAATCAGAACTTACCGGGTTATCTATAAGGCAATCGAAGAAATCAAAGATGCTATGGCCGGCTTATTAGATCCTGAATTAAAAGAAGTAACAGCAGGACGAGCTGAAGTTCGTGATACATTTAAAGTACCTGATATAGGTATTATTGCAGGTGTATATGTTAAAAATGGAGAAATTAATAGAAATTATAAAGTTCGATTAGTAAGAGATGGAGTAGTTATCCACGAAGGGGATATCAGTTCATTAAAAAGATTTAAAGATGATGTTAGAGAAGTAAAAGAAGGATATGAGTGTGGTGTAGGTATCGAAGGCTATAATGATATCAAAGTTGGAGATATTTTGGAGATTTATTATTATAAAGAAATTAAACGCACTCTCTAG
- the truB gene encoding tRNA pseudouridine(55) synthase TruB, which yields MYKRSGIINLLKPPGVSSFKAIGRVKKILNHPKAGHTGTLDPRACGVLPICFGRATKVIPYLPEDDKEYIAEITLGKTTDTLDSEGTVLSESDKWLDLSLTEIKEAINKISEKKEQLPPMYSAVKKDGKRLYKIARQGKKVKRKARKINIKNAKITAINLPKIRIKIKCSKGTYIRSFARDLGDELNCGAYLTFLIRSKSGPFLLKNTYTYKMIEKEIADNSDDFLLPMDQPLDYPKLTLKKTAYKKAINGAVLDFDDFVDDNSIIENYENVLIYSNQNEFISINEVKKSKEKAKALRVFLIKSR from the coding sequence ATGTATAAAAGAAGTGGTATAATAAATTTATTAAAACCACCTGGAGTCAGCTCTTTTAAAGCCATAGGTAGAGTTAAGAAAATATTAAATCATCCTAAAGCAGGACATACAGGAACTCTGGATCCTAGGGCCTGTGGTGTTTTGCCAATTTGTTTTGGTAGGGCAACAAAAGTAATACCTTATTTACCCGAAGATGATAAAGAATATATAGCTGAAATTACTTTAGGAAAAACAACTGATACTCTTGATAGTGAAGGAACAGTTTTATCTGAAAGTGATAAATGGTTAGATTTATCTTTAACTGAAATTAAAGAAGCAATAAACAAAATTTCAGAAAAAAAAGAACAGCTTCCTCCTATGTATTCAGCTGTAAAAAAAGATGGTAAAAGATTATATAAAATAGCACGGCAGGGAAAAAAGGTAAAAAGGAAAGCAAGAAAAATAAATATCAAAAATGCAAAAATTACAGCAATTAATTTACCAAAGATAAGAATAAAAATTAAATGCAGTAAAGGAACTTATATAAGATCATTTGCTCGTGATTTAGGGGATGAACTGAATTGTGGGGCTTATCTTACTTTTTTAATTAGATCTAAATCAGGGCCATTTTTATTAAAAAATACATATACTTATAAAATGATTGAAAAAGAAATAGCTGATAATTCAGATGATTTTTTACTACCGATGGACCAACCTTTAGATTATCCCAAATTAACTTTAAAAAAGACAGCATATAAAAAAGCTATAAATGGTGCTGTTCTTGATTTTGATGATTTTGTAGATGATAATAGTATTATTGAAAATTATGAAAATGTTTTAATTTATAGCAATCAGAATGAATTTATTTCTATAAATGAAGTAAAAAAATCTAAAGAAAAAGCTAAGGCTCTTAGAGTTTTTCTAATTAAATCTAGATAA
- a CDS encoding deoxyribonuclease IV: protein MRIGKHVSISGGLDKAVIRAKEINCNTLQIFVKNPRGWKLRKISEEEINKTKDNIKNMGMNPLVVHSSYLINLASPKKKLWEKSLNVLIKEYIRASKIGAQYLVLHPGNHTGSGIKNGIKKLYEGLNKLLEETNDNGPMILLENVAGAGTAIGSKFEELYDIITGVNNNDKIGVCFDTCHAFAAGYNIKNKKYLNKALDDFDKKIGLNKLKIIHINDSKHECSSKKDEHAHIGEGKIGKDGFELIINHNLLKDIPFILETPQFEGKDKDVEILWDLKN from the coding sequence ATGAGAATTGGTAAGCATGTATCAATTTCTGGAGGTCTTGATAAAGCAGTAATTAGAGCTAAAGAGATAAATTGTAATACTCTACAGATATTTGTAAAAAATCCAAGAGGCTGGAAACTCAGAAAAATAAGCGAAGAAGAGATAAATAAAACTAAAGATAATATTAAAAATATGGGTATGAACCCATTAGTAGTTCATAGTTCTTATTTGATAAATTTGGCTAGTCCTAAAAAAAAATTATGGGAAAAATCGTTGAATGTTTTAATAAAAGAATATATTCGTGCAAGTAAAATTGGTGCTCAATATCTTGTTTTACATCCTGGAAATCATACAGGTAGTGGAATAAAAAATGGAATAAAAAAATTATATGAAGGATTAAACAAATTATTAGAGGAAACCAATGATAATGGTCCGATGATCTTATTAGAAAATGTTGCTGGTGCTGGAACTGCTATTGGGTCGAAATTCGAGGAACTTTATGATATAATTACTGGTGTGAATAATAATGATAAAATAGGAGTTTGTTTTGATACATGTCATGCTTTTGCAGCAGGATATAATATAAAAAACAAGAAATATTTAAATAAAGCCTTAGATGATTTTGATAAAAAAATTGGGTTAAATAAACTGAAAATAATTCATATAAATGATTCTAAACATGAATGTTCATCAAAAAAAGATGAACATGCTCATATTGGTGAAGGCAAAATTGGGAAAGATGGATTTGAATTGATAATCAATCATAATTTACTAAAAGATATTCCTTTTATTCTTGAAACTCCTCAATTTGAGGGAAAAGATAAAGATGTAGAGATATTATGGGATCTTAAGAATTAA
- the rpsO gene encoding 30S ribosomal protein S15 — translation MLSKEEKQEIIEEYQREEGDTGSSEVQIALLTARISELTDHLKEHQNDHHSRRGLLKMVGKRKKLLRYLKNNDVERYRNLIKKLDIRG, via the coding sequence ATGTTAAGTAAAGAAGAAAAACAAGAAATTATAGAAGAGTACCAGAGAGAAGAAGGAGATACAGGTTCTTCTGAGGTGCAAATTGCTCTATTAACTGCCCGTATTTCAGAATTGACAGATCATCTTAAAGAACATCAAAATGATCATCACTCAAGAAGAGGGCTTTTAAAAATGGTTGGTAAAAGAAAGAAATTATTAAGATATCTTAAAAACAATGATGTTGAAAGATATCGTAATTTAATAAAGAAATTAGATATACGTGGATAA
- a CDS encoding bifunctional riboflavin kinase/FAD synthetase, giving the protein MEVIKSNLFSKYHNKPTVVAIGSFDGLHKGHQKIINETIEIAKNRDMESGVFSFFPHPLEIVAPEKSPSFLISRRQKIKILEKLGLDYYFEQKFTKDFSNLTFKEFIYGILIKKIGVKHIVVGSDFKFGKNQTGNTKKLKNLDDIYNIETTIIPVIKKEASKISSTYIRKLIKEGKVNEVTKYLGRNYKLEGKVVTGEGRGRKLGIPTANLSLTTDYVLPPKGVYAAVAHHKNETYKAVVNFGEKPTFTNNDYTIEVHILDLDKDLYDEILEVELYEFIREEKGFSNKDDLISQIKTDILYTRNILC; this is encoded by the coding sequence ATGGAAGTAATAAAAAGTAATTTATTTTCTAAATATCATAATAAACCTACAGTGGTTGCTATTGGTTCTTTTGATGGTTTACATAAAGGACATCAAAAAATAATTAATGAAACTATCGAAATAGCCAAAAATAGAGATATGGAAAGTGGAGTTTTTTCATTTTTTCCTCATCCATTAGAAATTGTAGCCCCTGAAAAATCGCCTTCTTTTTTAATTTCAAGAAGACAAAAAATAAAAATATTAGAAAAATTAGGGTTAGATTACTATTTTGAACAAAAATTCACTAAAGATTTTTCTAATTTAACTTTTAAAGAATTTATATATGGAATTTTGATAAAAAAGATAGGTGTTAAACATATAGTTGTTGGTTCAGACTTCAAATTTGGAAAAAATCAAACAGGCAATACCAAAAAATTAAAAAATTTGGATGATATTTATAATATAGAAACAACTATTATACCAGTTATAAAAAAAGAAGCAAGCAAAATATCCAGTACCTATATTAGAAAATTAATAAAAGAAGGAAAAGTAAATGAAGTTACTAAATATTTAGGAAGAAATTATAAATTAGAAGGTAAGGTTGTAACAGGTGAAGGAAGAGGAAGAAAACTAGGTATACCAACTGCTAATTTAAGTTTAACTACTGATTATGTTTTACCTCCAAAGGGAGTTTATGCGGCAGTTGCTCATCATAAAAATGAAACTTATAAAGCCGTAGTTAATTTTGGAGAGAAACCTACCTTTACAAATAATGATTATACAATAGAAGTCCATATTTTAGATCTTGATAAAGATTTATATGATGAAATTCTAGAAGTTGAATTATATGAATTTATAAGAGAAGAAAAAGGATTTTCTAATAAAGATGATTTGATTTCTCAAATCAAAACAGATATTCTTTACACAAGAAATATTTTATGTTAA
- the pnp gene encoding polyribonucleotide nucleotidyltransferase — MVKNWNYDLAGREFTFETGKLAKQANGSVMVRYGDSVVLVTATMSKPREGIDYLPLMVNYEERVYAIGKIPGSITRREGRPRDSATLNARLIDRPLRPLFPEGFRHDIQVIATVLSVDDDCEPDILAMNGASAALTLSDIPFAGPIAGVKVGLVDGELVINPKEEEQENSDLELTIAGTDDAVLMVEAGANEVSEEKMVEAIELAHKEIKKLVKLQKQMREEAGKEKYNFQKEELDQSIYTEVKNYAKDKMDKAVRTKDKKTRENNVDSVKEETKEYFEEKYKDNNELENILSHVSRSLEKILKNSIRSLIVNENIRPDGRKTDEIRPIWCEVGILPRAHGTGVFTRGQTQAMSVATLGASSDEQVLFGLGEEETKRYMHHYNFPPYSVGETNPLRSPGRREIGHGTLGEKALRPMLPSEKDFPYTLRVVSEVLESNGSTSQASICGSSLALMDAGVPLKKSVAGIAMGLLKENDEIRILSDIQGLEDHYGDMDFKVAGTKDGITALQMDIKIKGISVDIMKKALAQAKEGRLHILSKMNEVLAEPRQELSEYAPSMISMKIDPDKIGSVIGPGGKTINKIIDETDAKIDIEDDGSINILADDQENGEKAREMIEELTKDVEVGEIYEGKVKRVVNFGAFVEILPGKEGLVHISELADYHVKKVEDILKVGDTVPVKVIEIDNQDRINLSRKEALEDEDN; from the coding sequence ATGGTTAAAAATTGGAATTATGATCTCGCAGGACGAGAATTTACCTTTGAGACTGGTAAATTAGCAAAACAGGCTAATGGATCAGTTATGGTTAGATATGGTGATTCTGTAGTTTTAGTTACAGCAACCATGTCAAAACCAAGAGAAGGCATTGATTATCTGCCACTAATGGTTAATTATGAAGAAAGAGTATATGCAATTGGAAAAATACCAGGAAGTATTACCAGGAGAGAGGGGCGTCCCAGGGACAGTGCAACTTTAAATGCACGTTTGATTGATAGACCACTTAGACCACTTTTTCCAGAAGGTTTTAGACATGATATTCAGGTTATTGCTACTGTTTTATCAGTAGATGATGATTGTGAACCTGATATTTTAGCAATGAATGGTGCATCTGCTGCCCTTACTTTATCTGATATACCTTTTGCTGGTCCTATTGCTGGAGTAAAAGTAGGTTTGGTTGATGGAGAATTAGTGATCAATCCTAAAGAAGAAGAACAGGAAAATAGTGATCTAGAATTAACAATCGCTGGTACAGATGATGCAGTTCTTATGGTAGAAGCTGGAGCAAATGAAGTTAGTGAAGAAAAAATGGTAGAAGCTATTGAATTGGCTCATAAAGAAATAAAAAAATTAGTTAAGCTACAAAAACAAATGCGTGAAGAAGCCGGCAAAGAAAAATATAATTTTCAAAAAGAAGAACTAGATCAGTCAATTTACACTGAAGTAAAAAATTATGCAAAAGATAAAATGGATAAAGCAGTTAGAACCAAAGACAAGAAAACACGTGAAAATAATGTTGATTCTGTAAAAGAAGAAACTAAAGAATATTTTGAGGAAAAATATAAAGATAATAATGAGTTAGAAAACATCCTATCTCATGTTTCAAGATCTTTGGAAAAAATACTAAAAAATTCAATTAGATCTTTGATAGTTAATGAAAATATTCGACCTGATGGGAGAAAAACAGATGAGATAAGACCTATCTGGTGTGAGGTTGGTATACTACCTAGAGCACATGGAACTGGGGTATTTACACGAGGTCAAACTCAGGCAATGAGTGTTGCCACTCTCGGTGCTTCCAGTGATGAACAGGTATTATTTGGTCTTGGGGAAGAAGAAACAAAACGTTATATGCATCATTATAATTTCCCACCATATAGTGTAGGTGAAACCAATCCACTTCGTTCACCTGGTAGAAGAGAGATAGGGCATGGTACTCTTGGAGAAAAAGCTCTGAGACCTATGTTACCATCAGAAAAAGATTTTCCTTATACTCTTAGAGTCGTTTCTGAAGTTCTTGAATCTAATGGTTCTACATCTCAGGCAAGTATTTGTGGAAGTTCCTTAGCATTAATGGATGCAGGTGTTCCTCTCAAGAAATCTGTAGCTGGAATAGCCATGGGACTATTGAAAGAAAATGATGAAATTAGAATTTTATCTGATATTCAGGGACTTGAAGATCATTATGGAGATATGGATTTCAAAGTTGCTGGAACTAAAGATGGTATTACAGCATTACAGATGGATATAAAGATCAAAGGAATTTCAGTTGATATTATGAAAAAGGCATTAGCTCAAGCAAAAGAAGGAAGACTTCATATCTTAAGTAAGATGAATGAAGTTTTAGCTGAGCCTCGCCAGGAATTATCTGAATATGCTCCATCTATGATTTCTATGAAAATAGATCCTGATAAAATTGGATCTGTAATTGGACCAGGTGGTAAAACTATCAATAAAATTATTGATGAAACTGATGCCAAAATTGATATTGAAGATGATGGCTCAATCAATATTCTTGCTGATGATCAGGAAAATGGTGAAAAAGCAAGAGAAATGATAGAAGAATTAACTAAGGATGTTGAAGTTGGAGAAATTTATGAAGGAAAAGTAAAAAGAGTTGTTAATTTTGGAGCTTTTGTTGAGATATTACCTGGTAAAGAAGGACTTGTTCATATTTCTGAACTTGCAGATTATCATGTGAAAAAAGTTGAAGATATTCTTAAAGTTGGAGATACAGTCCCTGTAAAAGTAATAGAAATTGATAATCAGGATAGAATTAATCTTTCAAGAAAAGAAGCTTTAGAAGATGAAGATAATTAA